A genomic window from Montipora capricornis isolate CH-2021 chromosome 8, ASM3666992v2, whole genome shotgun sequence includes:
- the LOC138059407 gene encoding choline/ethanolaminephosphotransferase 1-like has product MNNVLSDRQLKRLAEHKYSAECVSILDPYFQVYWRWLVEQLPLWLAPNTITVSALAMNVATSLILMFYCPRAIEEAPWWALVLNAIGLFVYQSLDAVDGKQARRTNSASPLGELVDHGCDSVSIVFMVLSTNIAVQLGMEPPWMFFLSFMASFIFYCAHWQAYVSGTLRFGKIDVTEIQVAGVLVFLVSAMFGSEVWSRQVPFLDVPMKTVMFGGSVLGSIYTLSTCFMQIYEGGKGKNGSTVAGTSVLSPLFPIAIMLYLAYLTAWTSSTSIFQKHTCLFVMTFGLACSKITIKLVVGCMTRSPVEFKDLTMIGGIIQVLNIHWGSPISEHLLLWCMMGLVVFEQIRYNFALGNEICSYFNICYFRITPPLKPKESDH; this is encoded by the exons ATGAATAATGTTTTAAGTGACCGGCAGTTGAAAAGACTCGCGGAGCACAAGTACAGTGCGGAATGCGTTTCCATTTTGGATCCCTACTTTCAAGTTTATTGGCGATGGCTGGTTGAACAGTTGCCGCTTTGGTTGGCTCCAAATACTATAACAGTCTCTGCGCTGGCTATGAATGTGGCCACGTCgcttattttaatgttttactGCCCTCGAGCCATAGAAGAG GCACCATGGTGGGCGTTAGTCCTGAATGCAATTGGTTTGTTTGTGTATCAGTCCCTCGATGCTGTTGATGGTAAACAAGCTCGACGTACAAACAGTGCATCTCCACTTGGAGAGTTAGTTGACCATGGTTGTGACTCTGTTTCAATTGTTTTCATGGTTTTATCAACTAATATAGCAGTTCAGCTTGGCATGGAGCCTCCTTGGatgtttttcttgtctttcatggcatcttttattttttattgtgcTCACTGGCAAGCATATGTTTCAGGAACTTTAAGATTTGGAAA GATTGATGTGACTGAAATACAGGTCGCCGGGGTTCTCGTCTTTTTGGTATCAGCAATGTTTGGGAGCGAAGTATGGTCTCGTCAG GTTCCCTTCTTAGATGTTCCAATGAAAACAGTGATGTTTGGAGGTTCTGTGCTTGGTTCTATTTATACGCTTTCAACGTgttttatgcaaatttacgaAGGTGGAAAAGGCAAAAATGGATCCACAGTAGCT GGAACCAGTGTTTTGTCACCATTATTCCCAATTGCTATTATGCTTTACCTTGCGTACCTAACGGCATGGACCTCATCTACAAGTATATTTCAAAAGCacacttgtttgtttgtcatgaCGTTTGGATTGGCGTGCTCCAAGATTACTATTAAACTAGTG GTTGGTTGCATGACGCGAAGTCCAGTTGAATTCAAAGATTTGACAATGATAGGAGGAATCATTCAGGTTCTCAACATTCATTGGGGTTCACCTATTAGCGAACACCTCCTACTCTGGTGTATGATG ggtctTGTGGTATTTGAACAAATACGCTACAACTTTGCCTTGGGGAACGAGATTTGTAGCTACTTCAACATCTGTTATTTTCGCATTACGCCGCCTCTGAAACCGAAAGAGAGTGACCATTAG